The Linepithema humile isolate Giens D197 chromosome 2, Lhum_UNIL_v1.0, whole genome shotgun sequence genome has a segment encoding these proteins:
- the LOC105667723 gene encoding serine/threonine/tyrosine-interacting protein-like isoform X2 has translation MDLHNEKMHAGDYEVIPNIFLGPYSVASRSKLQSLLDHGITHIICVRHTIEANFIKPNFPDNFKYLVLNIADTEMENIIQHFQKVKAFIDESLHLGGRVLIHGNAGISRSAALVLAYIMETYELSLERAYCVLLRRRFCINPNEGFLTQLREYEPLYQARKATQIQQSSDQCNKRTISQMDIDMNDSEEDKIKSTKT, from the exons GAGGTGATACCCAATATCTTCCTCGGCCCATACAGTGTTGCTAGTCGCTCCAAATTGCAATCTTTGCTAGATCATGGAATAACACATATAATCTGCGTCAGGCATACCATTGAAgccaattttataaaacccaATTTTCCTGATAACTTCAA aTATCTCGTCCTGAACATTGCTGATACAGAgatggaaaatattattcaacattTCCAGAAAGTGAAAGCATTCATTGACGAAAGCTTACATTTAGGTGGTCGAGTTCTTATTCATGGAAATGCTGGTATTTCAAGATCTGCAGCATTGGTTTTGGCATATATTATGGAAACATATGAACTTTCACTTGA gcGTGCATATTGTGTATTACTGCGGCGAAGATTCTGTATAAATCCAAATGAGGGCTTTTTAACGCAACTAAGAGAGTACGAGCCTCTTTACCAAGCGCGCAAGGCAACACAAATTCAACAGAGCTCAGATCAATGTAATAAACGaacgatctctcaaatggacATCGACATGAACGATTCAGAGGAAGACAAAATCAAGAGTACGAAGACATGA